GCCCCGCCTACTGGCGGCTCACCTCCCTCGACCGCTTCGACGGTGAGGTCTGGTCGTCGAGCGGGCGGTTCTCCGAGGCCGACGGTCGCCTGCCCAGCGAGCCGCCGGCGGCGACGACGGTCCCGGTGGAGCAGACCTACGCCATCGAGGCGCTCGACACCATCTGGGCCCCGGCCGCCCTCACCCCGGTGGAGCTGGAGCAGGCCGACGCGGAGCTGCGCTGGAACGGTGACCTGGCCACCCTCATCGTCCCGGCGTCGAGGGAGTCCATCGACGGCGTGTCCTACACGGTGACCTCCGAGGTGCCCGAGCTGGCCCCCGGCGACCTGCAGGCGCCGCGCCCGGCCGAGCTCGACGACGCCCTGGTCGACGCCACCCGGCTGCCCGACGACGTGCCCGCCGTGGTCGCGGCCCAGGCCCGCCAGGTGGTCAGCCTGGTCGACCCCCGCCCCTACGACCAGGCCCTGGCCCTCCAGGACTGGTTCCGCAGCACGTTCACCTACGACCTCCAGGGCACCGAGGCCGGCCACGACGAGTCGGCCGTGGAGGCGTTCCTGCGCGCCCGTCGGGGCTACTGCGAGCAGTTCGCCGGCACCTTCGCGGCCATGGCCCGCAGCCTGGGGATCCCGGCCCGCGTGGCCGTCGGGTTCACCCCCGGCGAGGTCGGCGCCGACGGCGCCACCTACACGGTCCGGGGGCGCAACGCCCACGCCTGGCCCGAGGTGCACATCCCCGGCGCCGGGTGGGTGCCCTTCGAGCCCACGCCGGGCCGGGGCCAGCCCGGCGCCGAGGCCTACACCGGCGTGGCCCCGGCCCAGGACTCGGCCGACCCCACCGTCACGCCCACCACCACGACGGCGCCGCCGGCCACCACCGAGCCGGCGCCCACCACCCCCCGCCAGGACGCCCAGGACCTGCAGGTGGGATCCTCGCCCGAGCCGACCCCCCCGACCGACGGCGGCGGCCCCCCGTCGCCCCTGGTGGTGGCGGGCGCGGTGGCGCTGGTCGCGCTGCTGCTGGTCGCGCTGGACGTGGCGGCCGTCGCCGTGGTGCGGTCGCGCCGGCGCCGCCGGGGACGGGAGGCGACGACGGTGCCGGGGCGGGTGCGCGCCGCGTGGGCCGAGGCGGTCGACGCCCTGGCCCGGGCCGGGATGGGGCCCCGCCCGGCCGAGACGGCGCGGGAGTACGCGGCCCGGGCCGCCACCGGCCTGGGCGACGACGGCGCCGCCCTGACCGGGCTGGCCGGGCTGGCCACCACCGCGACCTGGGCGCCCGAGGGCAGCCACCGGGACCCACGGCTGGCGGCCGAGGCCTCCGCCCTCGCGGCGCGGGTCGAGGCCCGGGCCCGGGCGGGCATGGACCGGGCCCAGAGGGTGCGGGCGCTGGTCGACCCCCGCCCCCTGCTGTCGCCGCGCCGTGGGCGCGCCCCGGGGTCGTCCTAGGCCTCGTCCTCGGGCTCGCCGTCGCGCTTCAGCCGCTCGCGGGCCCGGTCGGTGGCGCCCCGGAGGGAGTCGCCGAAGCCGCGGTCGCGGAGGGACTTGGTGAGCTGCTGCACCCCGGCGCGCCCCAGCTTGCGCAGGCTGCGCTCGAACCAGAGGGCGGCGACGAGCATCAGGACGAAGCCGCCGAAGGCGAACAGGAAGCTGTGCTCGAAGGCCAGGGCGGCCACCAGGACGACGGTGCCGAGGCCGAAGGCGACCCCGGCGAACTTCATCAGCCGGAGGTGGTGCGCGTAGACGCTGTGGCGCCCGATCTCGCCCGCGAGGTCGGGGTCCTGCTCCTCGAACTGCTGCTCGATCTGCTGGAGGATCCGCTGTTCGTCTTCCGAGAGCGGCATGTCTGTCCCTTCACCGGGTCCCGGGCGGCCGGAGGCGAGGCTCCCTGACGTCGCGTCGAGTCTCGCACAGCCTCCGTCCGCCGACAACGCGCACCGGGGCCCCCGAGGGGTGACGGGGCCCGGCGCTCAGGTCCCCTCGTCGGCCCCGGGGGCGTCGGGCCCCCACTGCTGGGCCCCCCGGCGGGCGACCCGGATCCCCCGGGGGTCCGCGAGCGTGGCGGGGACCACCGCGTCGGCCCCGTAGCGGGCCCGGACCCGGTCGATGGCGTCGGTGGCCCGGCCCCACGCCACGTCGTCGGCGCGCTCGGGCCCCTCGCCCTCGGCCGCCTCGTCGTCGAGGCCGAGCAGGCTCAGCTGCTCGCCCGAGCCTGACCCGGGCGCCACTAGCCCGGCGACGCCCACGCCCAGCAGCCGGACCCCCTCGCCCACGTCGACCCGGGCCAGCAGCTCCTTGGCCAGCCGGGCCACGGCCGCGCCGGTGGCGACGGGCTCGCCCGGCGTGGTGCTGCGGGTGATGGTGCGGAAGTCGCCGAAGCGGACCTTGAGGGTGACGGTGCGCCCGGCCACGCCGTGGCGCCGGAGCCGGGCGGCCACCGCGTCGGCCATGCGGACCGCCTCCCGGCGGAGGTCGTCGGGGTCGCGGCGGTCGGTGGCGTAGGTCTCCTCGTGGCTGATCGACTTGGGGGCCTGGTCGGGCTCGACCGGGCGGGGGTCGATGCCGTGGGCCAGGTCGTGGAGGTGGCGCCCGTGGGCCTGGCCCACCGCCGAGGTGAGGCTGGCCCGCGGCACCTCGGCCAGGTCGCCGACGGTCCGCACGCCGTAGCGCTGGAGCCGGGCGAGGGTCGCGGGCCCGACGCCCCACAGGGCCTCGACGGGCAGCGGGTGCAGGAAGGCCAGCTCCCCGCCGGGGGCCACCACCGCCACCCCCGGACCGGGCACCGGGCCCCGCCGGGAGGGACGGGGCTTGGCCGTCCCGGTGGCCAGCTTGGCCAGGAACTTCACCGAGGCCACCCCCACCGAGCAGGTCAGGCCCTCCTGGTCGCGGACCTGGCGGCGCAGGCGCCGGGCGATGGCCTCGCCGTCGCCGTGCAGGCGACGGGCCCCGGTGACGTCGAGGAACGCCTCGTCGAGCGACAGGGGCTCGACCAGCGGGGTCACGGCCCGGAACAGGTCCATGACCCGGCTGCTCACCTCGCGGTAGTGGTCGTGGTCACCGGCGAGGAACACGGCGTCGGGGCACAGGCGGCGCGCCCGGCTCGACGGCATGGCCGAGAAGACCCCGTAGGAGCGGGCCTCGTAGGACGCGGCGGCCACCACGCCCCGGTCGCCGGTGCCCCCGACGACCACCGGCCGGCCCCGCAGCTCGGGGTGGCGCAGGAGCTCGACGGACGCGAAGAACGCGTCCATGTCGACGTGCAGGATCGTGCGGGGATCGGTCACGGGCCCGCCGCGGCCCCGGGGCTAGCCCACGTAGCCGTCACCGTTGCGGTCCTGGCACTCGGCGGGGTCCGGGGCGTTGGCCATGCAGTCGTCGCCCCCGATCAGGTAGGTGCCCTGGCCGTCGCCGTCGGGGTCGATGCAGTCGCGGGCGCCGATGCCGAGCTCGCAGGCGTCGCCGGGTGCGATCGGGGGGCCGCCGAGGTCGCCGTCGGGCGCGGTGCCGCTGGTGCCCCCGCCCGGCGTGGTCGGACCGGACCCGCCCCCCGAGCCGCCCTCGGTGGTGGTGGTCCCGGCCCCGCCGCCCGAGCCCCCCGGGTCCCCCGAGGCGCCGCCGGAGCCGCCCGACCCGCCGCCGGGGTCCTCGGTGGTGGTGGGGCCCTCGGTGGTCCCCTCCGTGGTGGTCGTGGGGGACGAGGTCGTCGTGGTGGTCGAGGCCTCGGTGGTGGTCGTGGCCTCGGTGGTGGTGGTCGTGGGGCGGGCCTCGTCGTCGTCGTCACCGCCGCAGCCGAGGAGGGCCAGGACGGTGACCAGGGCGACGGCGACCCGCACCCGGCTCCCCCGCCGACGGGGGCGGCGGGAGGGGTGGAGGGGGGCAGCGTCCATGGCGGCTCACGCTACCCCCGGGGCCGCCCCCGGCCCGAGGCGGCGGGGCGGGCGCCGGCGGGGTCAGAGGCGGGTGACGCGCAGGTCCGCCCCGGCCAGCGTGCCGTCGACCCGGTAGGCGTAGGTGCGCGGCGCCGCGGCCCGGTCGGACAGCCAGTCGAGGAGGGGCTCGGCGACCCAGCGGGGGGCGGCGTCGAGCAGCGTCGGGCACTCGTCGACGGCCAGGTAGCGGGCGTCGACGACGATGCCGTCGGGGTCCTCGGCGCCCAGGGCGCCCGACACCTCCACCGCCACGTGGGCCTCGACGGTGAGCTCCCAGCCCATGTCCGGGGCCACGGCGCGGATCTCGTAGGCCGGGCCCTCCCACGCCGAGACCACCAGGCCCGTCTCCTCGGCCACCTCCCGGGTCAGGCCCCCGAGGAGGGTCTCGCCCGGGTCGATCACGCCCCCCGGCGGCGACCAGTCCAGGCGCCCGTCCCGTCGGCGGTTCTGGACCAGGAGCACCCCGGCCTCGGAGGTCACGATCCCGCCGCCCACCAGCCACCGGCGGGGGGTCCGGGCGTCGGGGGGCGGGGCCACGGCGTGGGGTCAGCCGCCGAGCGGCAGGTCGTCGGTGAGGCCGGCGTCGAGGCCGTCCCACCAGCTCCGCTCGTCGCCGAACGGGTCGTCGACGACCTCGAGGCCGTCGGCCGAGAGCCACAGGGTGGCCCGGCGCCCGGGCTCGTAGCGGGGCCAGGCCGGCCCGTCGTGGGGTGCGGGGTCGTCGACGCCCCGGGCGAAGGCGGTCCAGGCGTCGCCCATCTGGCGGGCCAGGCGGCGGCGGCCCTCGGTGATCTCCCCGAAGAGCACCTGGGTGCCGGGGGCGTCGAGGTTGTCCCAGGCGAAGGGCAGGTCCATGGCGTGGCACGACCCCAGCACCCCGCCGAAGGCGTCGCTGCCCTCGGCGAAGAGGTACATGCGCACGTCGGCGCCGTGGGCCGCCTGGGCCTCGGCCAGGCGGATGGCGGGGATGCGGAACACCAGGTCGGTGAGCAGGGCGAGGAAGCGCTCCGAGGGGGGCAGGGTCCCGGTGCGCTCGGCGTAGGCGGCCAGCAGGCTGCCGTGGTCCCGGCCCACCTGGGCCTCGTAGGCCGCCACCCGGGCGACGAGGGCGGGGTCGTCCACGTCGTAGAGCGACGGGGTGATGAGCGGGAAGAGCTTCATCTCCTCCAGCGTCGTGCCCACGAGGAGGGCCACGTCGGCCGCGGCGCCGTCGCGCACGGCGTCGAGCGGCGGCCGGGGCACCTCCTCGGAGCCGACGACGGGCTGCCAGGGCAGGCCGTAGCTGGAGTCCCCCTCCCGGCCCACCGCGGCCTGGGCGGCCAGGACCTGGTCGAGGTCGAGGGCCCGCAGGGCCTCGAGGTCGCCCGGCGCCACGCCCGCGGCGTCGGCGAGCTGCGCCGCCACCCGGGCGGCGGTGGCCGGGGTGTGGACGTTGTGGGTGGACCCGCTCTGGAGCACGGCCCGGTGGAACAGGCCCCGGGCACCGGGGGCGCCGAGCAGGGCGCCGATGCTCATGGCCCCGGCGGACTCGCCGAAGACGGTGACGCGGTCGGGGTCGCCCCCGAAGGCGGGCGCGTTGGCGGCCACCCACCGGAGGGCGGCGACCTGGTCGAGGAGGCCGAAGCAGCCGCTCCCCGGGACGTCGCCCACGTCGAGGTAGCCGAGCGCGCCGAGGCGGTAGCCCACGGCCACGACCACCACGCCCCGGGCGGCCAGGCGGGAGCCGTCGTACCACGACATCGACGGCGTGCCCGTCTCGAAGCCGCCGCCGTGGAACCACACCATCACCGGCGCCGACCCGGCCAGGTCGGGGCTGAACACGTTCACCCGCAGGCAGTCCTCGTCGAAGACGAGGCCGGGCGAGCCCAGGGCCGTCTCCAGCAGGGACGGGTTCTGGGGGGCCGCCACCGCGGTGGCGGTGCAGTCGAGCACGTCGTCCCAGGGGGCCGGCGGGCGGGGCGGCGCCCACCTCCCCTCGCCCCCCGTCGGGGCGCCGTAGGGGACCCCCCGGAAGACGGCCACGCCTGCGGGCGCGGTGCCGGCGACGGGCCCGTGGGCGGTGGTCGTGGTGACGGTCCCGACAGCCGGGTCGGTGGTGGTCATGGGCGCCGGTCCTCCCCTGGCGACGTGGTGGGCGACAGCGTAGGAGGCCGACGCCGGCGCGCTCGCCCCCGGCTACTCCCCGGCGGCCCGGGAGGCCGAGGCCTCGCGCCCGCGCCGGAGGACCCGGTCGCGGAACCCCCACCAGGTGACGAGGCGCAGGGCCTCGCCGACGATGGCGAGGGACATCTTCGAGGTGCCCCGGATGCGGTCGCGGAAGGTGATGGGCACCTCGACCACCCGGTGCCCGGAGCGGACGAGCGAGTACGCCATCTCGACCTGGAACCCGTAGCCGTAGGTGGTGATCTGGTCCAGGTCGAGGCTGCGCAGGGCGTCGGCGGTGTAGGCGCGGTAGCCGCCGGTGGCGTCGCGCAGGTCGATGCCGAGGGCGAGGGAGGCGTAGGAGTTGCCGACCCGGGAGATGGCCAGGCGGTGGCGGGGCCAGCCCGGCACCTGGCCCCCCGGGACGTAACGGCTGCCGATGGCCAGGTCGGCGCCGCCCTCGACCGCGGCCAGCAGGTCGGGCAGGGCCGCCGGGTCGTGGGACAGGTCGGCGTCCATCTCGACGAGCACGTCGAAGCCCCGGGCCAGGCCC
Above is a window of Iamia majanohamensis DNA encoding:
- a CDS encoding transglutaminase TgpA family protein; translated protein: MTATLEGPPPPPPAPEPAPGRADDPAPDAPASPGTGLVAEAALLLVTLVATASFARLFVDGAAVVPLLVAATTAHVVAAATRRRGFGPAATVATLVAGFALQASVTLYPHVSVLGLPTGTTLGDASRDLERAWQLYGEVTAPAPSSRGFLLASTFALWATAGLADWAAFRVRATAEAVVPALALLTFTSILAESTEGVVLAAAMVAAVLAFAVAQRVTRGAGAWVGRQGGGGSPALVRVGLATAVLCAVLAAVVGPRLPGSGGEALVDLTAGEGPTSRMTVSPLVDIRSRLVQQSDEVAFTVESERPAYWRLTSLDRFDGEVWSSSGRFSEADGRLPSEPPAATTVPVEQTYAIEALDTIWAPAALTPVELEQADAELRWNGDLATLIVPASRESIDGVSYTVTSEVPELAPGDLQAPRPAELDDALVDATRLPDDVPAVVAAQARQVVSLVDPRPYDQALALQDWFRSTFTYDLQGTEAGHDESAVEAFLRARRGYCEQFAGTFAAMARSLGIPARVAVGFTPGEVGADGATYTVRGRNAHAWPEVHIPGAGWVPFEPTPGRGQPGAEAYTGVAPAQDSADPTVTPTTTTAPPATTEPAPTTPRQDAQDLQVGSSPEPTPPTDGGGPPSPLVVAGAVALVALLLVALDVAAVAVVRSRRRRRGREATTVPGRVRAAWAEAVDALARAGMGPRPAETAREYAARAATGLGDDGAALTGLAGLATTATWAPEGSHRDPRLAAEASALAARVEARARAGMDRAQRVRALVDPRPLLSPRRGRAPGSS
- a CDS encoding DUF3040 domain-containing protein; protein product: MPLSEDEQRILQQIEQQFEEQDPDLAGEIGRHSVYAHHLRLMKFAGVAFGLGTVVLVAALAFEHSFLFAFGGFVLMLVAALWFERSLRKLGRAGVQQLTKSLRDRGFGDSLRGATDRARERLKRDGEPEDEA
- a CDS encoding DNA polymerase IV, which encodes MTDPRTILHVDMDAFFASVELLRHPELRGRPVVVGGTGDRGVVAAASYEARSYGVFSAMPSSRARRLCPDAVFLAGDHDHYREVSSRVMDLFRAVTPLVEPLSLDEAFLDVTGARRLHGDGEAIARRLRRQVRDQEGLTCSVGVASVKFLAKLATGTAKPRPSRRGPVPGPGVAVVAPGGELAFLHPLPVEALWGVGPATLARLQRYGVRTVGDLAEVPRASLTSAVGQAHGRHLHDLAHGIDPRPVEPDQAPKSISHEETYATDRRDPDDLRREAVRMADAVAARLRRHGVAGRTVTLKVRFGDFRTITRSTTPGEPVATGAAVARLAKELLARVDVGEGVRLLGVGVAGLVAPGSGSGEQLSLLGLDDEAAEGEGPERADDVAWGRATDAIDRVRARYGADAVVPATLADPRGIRVARRGAQQWGPDAPGADEGT
- a CDS encoding NUDIX hydrolase; translation: MAPPPDARTPRRWLVGGGIVTSEAGVLLVQNRRRDGRLDWSPPGGVIDPGETLLGGLTREVAEETGLVVSAWEGPAYEIRAVAPDMGWELTVEAHVAVEVSGALGAEDPDGIVVDARYLAVDECPTLLDAAPRWVAEPLLDWLSDRAAAPRTYAYRVDGTLAGADLRVTRL
- a CDS encoding carboxylesterase/lipase family protein, which translates into the protein MTTTDPAVGTVTTTTAHGPVAGTAPAGVAVFRGVPYGAPTGGEGRWAPPRPPAPWDDVLDCTATAVAAPQNPSLLETALGSPGLVFDEDCLRVNVFSPDLAGSAPVMVWFHGGGFETGTPSMSWYDGSRLAARGVVVVAVGYRLGALGYLDVGDVPGSGCFGLLDQVAALRWVAANAPAFGGDPDRVTVFGESAGAMSIGALLGAPGARGLFHRAVLQSGSTHNVHTPATAARVAAQLADAAGVAPGDLEALRALDLDQVLAAQAAVGREGDSSYGLPWQPVVGSEEVPRPPLDAVRDGAAADVALLVGTTLEEMKLFPLITPSLYDVDDPALVARVAAYEAQVGRDHGSLLAAYAERTGTLPPSERFLALLTDLVFRIPAIRLAEAQAAHGADVRMYLFAEGSDAFGGVLGSCHAMDLPFAWDNLDAPGTQVLFGEITEGRRRLARQMGDAWTAFARGVDDPAPHDGPAWPRYEPGRRATLWLSADGLEVVDDPFGDERSWWDGLDAGLTDDLPLGG
- a CDS encoding polyprenol monophosphomannose synthase; translation: MSVLVVIPTYDEAENVADVVGRVRASVPEAHVLVVDDNSPDGTADLAEAVGAELGQVDVLRRPEKGGLGPAYRAGFAWGLARGFDVLVEMDADLSHDPAALPDLLAAVEGGADLAIGSRYVPGGQVPGWPRHRLAISRVGNSYASLALGIDLRDATGGYRAYTADALRSLDLDQITTYGYGFQVEMAYSLVRSGHRVVEVPITFRDRIRGTSKMSLAIVGEALRLVTWWGFRDRVLRRGREASASRAAGE